CCGCCGAGCACCGCCGCCGGGACGGCGGCGCCGTCGTCGAGAAGCTCGAGAAGCCGGAACAGGGCCGTCGGTGCGTTACCGATCGCGAGCACCGCACCATCGAGGCGGTCGGCCCAGATGTCCACGCCCGCGGCCGAGCGCGTGCTGCCCAGCTGCGCCGCCACCTCAGGGGCGCGGGGATCGGCGACCAGCGATATCACCTCGTTGTCGGCGGGCAGTCGAGACCGGGTGATACCGGCCGCCACCATCGACGAGTCGCACAGCACCGGCGCGCCCGCGGCGAGCGCCGCGCTCGCCCTGGCCACGACGTCGGGACTGAAGGCCACGTGATCGGTGACATCGGTCTGCCCGCAGGTGTGGATCAGGCGGACGACAACCCGGGCGACGTCGTCGGGAAAGCGCGCCAGATCGGCTTCGGCACGGATCGTCGCGAAGGACTCACGGTAGATCTCCGCGGCGTCGCGGATGTATTCGAGCACCCGCTCACCCTACGTGTGGCGCGGTCGGTATCCGTCTGCGGAGGCAACCAACACCTGGGCGCCCGCCGGCGCGCCGCATCCGCGCTCGCAGCCCACGAAGTGCCGATGGGCGCCCGACGGTGCCGCGGGACCGGAGTTGACCGCGGCGAGCGCATCTGCGCGGACATCGGTCCTGGAGCGCTCACAGCCGGGGCTACCTGCGCAGGCGCTCACGGTCAGCCACGGTGAGGCCTCGTCGAAGACCAGCCCCAGCGGCGCGAGCACGCGCAGCGCGGTGTCCGCGACCTCCTCCCGCAGATCGCAGACGAGAATCGAACGCCACGGCGTCACCACCAGCGGTGCGCTGATTGCCGCCACGAATTCCGCGGTGCGGGCGGGCAGCACGCCGAGGGGCACGACGGCCGCCAGCGTGACGCGTGGATCGGCCCCGGTCTGTTCGATCCAGCCCACCGGGCCGCGGGTGGTATCGCCGACGAGCAGTCGTTGCCCGGGCGGCACCGATACCTGATATCCAGCGGTCAACGCCGAGGAATCGGCGAGTTCGGCTACCCGCCAACGCTTTCCGCGATCCTGCTGGAATCGCGACGCGATCTCGATGACGGTGGCTATCGCGCCGTCGGGGGACAGCCGCACACCGGTGTCCGAACCGGCCAGCAACAGTGCGACGCCATCGTCGGTGACCTGCAGGCCCACATCGGTGCGCAGTCCACTGACATCGCCGCGGCCATCGTCGATGGAGAACCAGAACCGGCCGGGCAGCTGGGACAGTGCGGCATCGGCCTGCAAGGCGGCGTCGAGGTCGCGGACCCACTCGCGCACATCGGCCAGACCACCGGAGCGGCCGGACAGGGGGGAGGAGACGATATTGCGGACTCGCTCGTGCGTCGGCGCGGGCAACAGGCCGGCGCCGGCGATGGCATCGGCAACGCGCGCCGTGTCGCTGACCGCGCGGATCTGTACGCTGCCGCGCGACGTCAGCTCCAGCGCACCGTTGCCGCATTCGATGGCCAGATGCGCGAGCGTCTCCAGCGCCGCGGCCTCGAGGTAACCGCCGGGCAGGCGCACCCGAACCAGGGCGCCGTCGGCGGCCTGATGCACCTGCAGGGCGCCGGGACAGGCGTCCTGATCGCGGGTTCGGCTCACCCGTCCACCGTACTGCCCGGCGCCTGATGCTCAGCCGGCCAGCGGAACCGGGGCGATCACCGCCGAGTACTTCCCGGCGTCACCGGCGATGACCCGGCTGGACGCGCCGTTGACATCGACGGGCACATCCCCGGCCAGCGTGACCCGGCTCAGTCGGCGGAACTGGTCGTCGTAGTCGGCGACCGCGTAGTGCTGTGTTGCCCGGTTGTCCCAGATGGCCAGGTCGCCGGGAGCCCAGTTCCACCGGACGGTGTTCTCCAACTTGGTGATTCGCGCCTGCAGCAGATTGAACAGGGTTGCCGACTCCGTCGCGCCGAGGCCGACCAGTCGCTTGACGAAGTGACCGAGCAGCAGGACCCGCTCGCCGGTCTCCGGGTGCACGCGCACCACCGGGTGCTCGGTCTCGAAGTACTCGGACTCGAATTCGGCCCGGTGTTCGCGCACGGTATCGGCCAGCACGTCGTGCCGCTGGTCACCGGCCGGGTGGTCGGCGGTGTAGTCATAGCGATTGGTGTGCACCGCCCAGAGGTTCTCGGCCAGTATGCGCAGCGGCCCCGGTAGCTGGGCGTAGGCGGTGGCCGTATTGGCCCACACCGTCGTCCCGCCGTAGTCGGGCAGGGTGACGGCTCGCAGCAGCGAGGCCTTCGGGATGCGATCGACGAAGGTCACGTCGGTGTGCCAGCTGTTGGCCTTGTCGTAGCGCGAGTCGATGGGCAGCACCCTGGTGCCCCGCGACAACACCGTCGGATGCGCTGCGGTGGTGGTGCCCAACCGCTGCGCGAATGCCAGTTGACCCTCGTCGTCGAGATGGTCCTGACCGCGGAAGAAGATCACCTTGTGCTCCAGCAGCGCGGTGTTGATGGCCGTGAGGGCGGTGGCGTCGAGGTCATCGGCAAGGCGCACACCGTCCACGCGGGCGCCGATGTGCGCGCCGAGCTTGACGACACGTATCGGGCGCCGCGGGTGCGATGGGTCGGAAGGTGTCATAGGAGTATTGGGCCAGCTCGGCCCACAGCTGCCCACGGTTTTACCGACGGCGATCCAAAGGCCGATATGCGCAGTTCAGCGCCCCACAGCCAATTCGATTGTGTGATGGGTCACATCAAGATCGACGGTGTCGGCTCACGCACAGATCGCACTTTTGCCAATGCGGTGGGGTTACGTTCTCGGTACCAACTGGTACCAGCCGGTACCCCTACCGAAAGGAGGCGACACATGGCGTCATTGATTGCCATCGGACTGGGCGTTGCCCTCGTCGTCGCCGCCATCGCAACTCCCTACCGGGACTCCTGGTACGCCCGCTGGGGCGGCTGAGAGGCCACCGGGGGAGGAAACACCGGGCGCGCCCCACGCCGGGGGTGCGGTGGGGCAGGATTGAGCGGGTGCCGACCGTACTGCTGCTCTCCACGTCCGATACCGACCTGATCACCGCGCGCGCCAGCGGAGCCCAGTACCGCTGGGCCAACCCGTCCCGGCTGCTCCAGGACGAACTCGACCGGGAGCTGGCCGAGCTGCTGACGGGCGTCGACATCGTCGTGGTGCGAATCCTCGGCGGCTATCGCGCCTGGCAGGACGGCATCGATGTGCTGGTCGCCAGCGGCGTGCCGACCGTGGTGCTCTCCGGCGAACAGGCACCCGATGCCGAGCTCATGAGGTACTCGACGGTGCCGGCGGGGGTGGCACTGGAGGCGCATGTCTATCTGGCCCAGGGCGGCGTCGAGAATCTGCGCGGGCTGCACGCCTTCCTGTCCGACACGCTGCTGATGACGGGCCAGGGGTTCGACCCACCCGTGCAGATCCCGACCTGGGGTGTCCTGGAACGCGCCGAGGCGGCGCGGCCCGACGCTCCCACCGTTGCCGTGCTGTACTACCGGGCCCAGCACCTGGCGGGCAACACCGGTTATATCGATGCACTGTGTGCGGCCATCGAGACGGCCGGCGGCCGGGCGTTGCCGGTGTACTGCGCTTCCCTGCGCACCGCCGAGGCCGACCTGCTGGAACTGCTCGGGACCGCCGACACGCTGATCACCACGGTGCTCGCCGCGGGGGGTGCGACCCCGGCCACCGTCACCGCCGGCGGCGCCGATGACGGCTGGAACGTGGCCCATCTGGCGGCGTTGGACGTCCCGATCCTGCAGGGGTTGTGCCTGACGAGCTCGCGTGCCACCTGGTCGGCCAACGACGACGGACTCTCGCCGCTCGATGTCGCGACCCAGGTCGCCGTGCCCGAATTCGACGGGCGCATCATCACCGTGCCGTTCTCGTTCAAGGAGATCGATGACGAGGGCCTGATCACCTACAACGCCGATCCCGAACGGTGCGCCCGGGTAGCAGGCCTTGCCGTGCGCCACGCCCGCCTGCGCCGCATCCCCGCCGCGGAGAAACAGGTCGCCCTGGTCTTCTCGGCCTATCCGACCAAACACGCCAGGATCGGCAACGCCGTGGGGCTGGACACTCCGGCCAGTGCGATCGCGCTGCTGCGTGCGCTGCGTGACCATGGCGTCGACATCGGCGAGGTGCCCGGCGTCGACGCCGGAGATGGTGACGCCCTGATCCACGCGCTGATCGAACGCGGTGGCCAGGACCCCGACTGGCTCACCGAAGAGACGCTGGCGCTCAACCCGATCCGGGTCAGTGCGGCCGAGTACCGGCGCTGGTTTGCGACCCTGCCCAGCGAACTCGCCGACGCCATGGTCGAACACTGGGGTCCACCCCCGGGAGAACTGTTCGTCGACCGCACCCACAACCCGGACGGCGATATCGTCATCGCGGCCATGCGCTCGGGCAATGTGGTGATCCTGGTTCAGCCGCCGCGCGGGTTCGGCGAGAACCCGGTGGCGATCTACCATGACCCCGACCTGCCGCCGAGCCACCACTACCTGGCCGCCTACCGCTGGCTCGACGGCCAATTCTCTACCGGACCCTCGTCATTCAAGGCCGATGTGGTCATCCACCTCGGCAAGCACGGCAACCTCGAATGGCTTCCCGGTAAGACGCTGGGGATGAGCAGCGCATGCGGGACCGACGCGGCGCTCGGCGATCTGCCGTTGATCTACCCGTTCCTGGTCAACGACCCTGGCGAGGGCACCCAGGCCAAGCGACGGGCGCATGCCACCCTGGTCGACCATCTGATCCCGCCGATGGCGCGCGCCGAAACGTATGGAGACATCGCGCGTCTGGAACAGCTGCTCGACGAGCACTCCAATGTGTCCGCGCTGGACCCGGCCAAGCTGCCCGCCATCCGCCAGCAGATCTGGACCCTGATGCGCGCGGCGAAGATGGATCACGACCTGGGTCTGGAGGATCGGCCCGACGAGGACTCCTTCGACGACATGCTGCTGCACGTCGACGGCTGGCTGTGCGAGATCAAGGACGTCCAGATTCGCGACGGTCTGCACATCCTGGGCCTCGCGCCCGAGGGGGACTCCGAACTGGACCTGGTGCTGGCGATCCTGCGGGCCCGCCAGCTGTTCGGTGGTGAGCAGACCGTACCCGGCCTGCGCCAGGCACTCGGGCTCGCCGAGGACGGCGCCGACGAACGCCACGCCGTCGATGCCGCCGAGGACGCGGCGCGGCAGTTGGTCGCCGGGCTGCAGAAGACCGGCTGGGACGCCGGCGCCGTCGACGAGCTGACCGACGACCCCGTGGTGGCCCAGATCCTGCGGTTCGCGGCCATCGAGGTGGTACCGCGCCTGCGCGCCACCTCCGGTGAAATCGACGCGGTGCTCAGGGCGATCGACGGCCATTACATCCCGGCAGGCCCCTCGGGATCCCCGCTGCGCGGTCTGGTGAACGTGCTGCCCACCGGACGCAACTTCTACTCGGTCGATCCCAAGGCCGTGCCGTCTCGGCTTGCCTGGGAAACCGGTGTGGCGCTGGCCGATTCACTGGTCGAGCGGTACCGCACCGATCACGGCGAGTGGCCGAAGTCGGTCGGGCTCTCGGTGTGGGGCACCTCGGCGATGCGCACCTCCGGCGACGATATCGCCGAGGTCCTCGCGCTGCTCGGCGTGCGGCCGATCTGGGACGACGCATCGCGGCGCGTCGTCGACCTGGAGGTCATCACACCGGCGGAGCTCGGCAGGCCCCGCATCGATGTGACGGTGCGCATCTCGGGATTCTTCCGCGATGCCTTTCCGCATGTGGTGACGATGCTCGACGACGCGGTGGCGCTGGTGGCCGCGCTGGACGAGGACCCGCAGGACAACTATGTGCGTGCCCACGCGCTGGCCGACCTGGCCGAGCACGGTGACCAGCGGCGCAGCACAACAAGGATTTTCGGATCCAAGCCGGGAACCTACGGGGCGGGCCTGTTGCAGCTTATCGACAGCCGCAACTGGCGCGACGACGCCGATCTCGCCGAGGTGTACACCGCCTGGGGCGGGTTCGCCTACGGCCGCGGCCTCGACGGCGCCCCGGCGTCGGAGGACATGAACCGCGCCTACCGCCGGATCGTGGTGGCGGCCAAGAACACCGACACCCGCGAACACGATATCGCCGACTCTGACGACTACTTCCAGTACCACGGCGGCATGATCGCCACCGTACGGTCGCTGACCGGCAAGGACCCGGCCGCCTATATCGGCGACAACACCCGGCCCGACGCCGTGCGCACCCGCACGCTCTCCGAAGAGACCACCCGCGTGTTCCGCGCGCGCGTGGTCAATCCGCGCTGGATCAACGCGATGCGCAGGCATGGCTACAAGGGTGCGTTCGAGATGGCGGCGACCGTCGATTACCTGTTCGGATACGACGCGACCGCGCACGTGATGTCGGACTGGATGTACGAGCAGCTCAGCCAGACCTACGTGCTGGACGCCGAGAACCGGAAATTCATGAACGAGTCCAATCCCTGGGCGCTGCACGGGATGGCCGAACGCCTGCTGGAGGCGGCGGGCCGGGGCATGTGGGCCCAGCCCGAGACGGCGACCCTCGACGGACTCAAGCAGGTGCTGCTGGAGACCGAGGGCGAGCTGGAGGGCTGAGCCGGCCGGCGTCGGACGGCGCAATCCGTACCGCGCACTAGGATTGCGCGCATGGCTCTCACCTTCGCCGATGTCGCCAAGGCCGACTATGTGCTGCTGACCACCTTCACCAAGGACGGGCGGGGAAAGCCCACCGCGATCTGGGCGGTGCCCGACGGGGATCGACTGCTGGTGGTGACCCAGGCAGGTTCGTGGAAGGTCAAGCGGATCCGCAACACCCCGCGGGTGACGGTGGCCGTATGCGACCGTCGTGGCAATCCGAAGAGTGAACCGGTCGAGGCGGTGGCGGCCATCCTGGACGAGGCGGCACTGCGCCGCACCTATGACGGGATCGGACGGCGCTACGGCATCGTGGGCAAGCTGTTCGGCCTGTTATCCAAACTCCGTGGCGGGATGAAGAACAACGTCGCGCTGGAGTTGCGCGCGGCCGACTCCTGATGACGTCGAATTATCCGACGGGCACATCGAAGTCCGCCCGGCACAAGGACATCGGCAGGCTCGTGTTGAGATGCCCGGATCGGGCCGGAATCGTGGCCGCGGTCTCGACCTTTCTCACCGAGGCCGGCGCGAACATCATTTCTCTCGACCAGCATTCCACCGAGGCCGAGGGCGGCACCTTCCTGCAGCGCACCGTGTTCCACCTCCCGGGACTTGCCGCTGCCCGGCCGGAACTGGAGGCCCGGTTCGCCGAGCGGATCGCGCCCGAGTTCGATATCGATCACCGGTTCACCGATGCCGCCACCCCCAAGCGGGTGGCCATCTTCGCCTCGACGGCCGACCACTGCCTGCTCGACCTGCTCTGGCGCAATCGTCGCGGTGAACTCGACATGTCGGTGGTCATGGTCATCGCCAATCACCCCGACCTCGCCGACCAGGTCCGCCCGTTCGGGGTGCCCTTCGTCTACATTCCTGCGACGCGTGACACACGCGCCGAGGCCGAGGCGCGCCAGCTGGAACTGCTGAAGGGCAACGTCGACCTCGTCGTACTGGCGCGCTATATGCAGATCGTCACGCCTGGGTTCCTGAATCAGATCGGCTGCCCGCTGATCAACATCCACCACTCGTTCCTGCCCGCGTTCATCGGCGCAAACACCTATCGACGGGCTAAGGAGCGCGGTGTGAAACTGGTCGGCGCCACCGCCCACTACGTGACCGAGGACCTCGACGAAGGCCCCATCATCGAGCAGGACGTGGTGCGCGTCGACCACACCCACACCGTCGAGGACCTGGTGCGCCTCGGGGCAGATGTCGAGCGCGCGGTGCTGTCCAGGGCGGTGCTGTGGCATTGCCAGGACCGGGTCGTCCGCCACCACGGTGAGACCGTCATCTTCTGAGTGCCCGTCATCTTCTGAGTGCCCGGCGTCCCGGCGTGGTGAACTGTTGCCATGGCTCCGACATTCGATGATGTCTACCGCGAGAAATACCTGCTACTGACCACGTTCACCAAGGACGGCAGGCCCAAGCCGACGCCGGTGTGGGGTGTACCGCATGAGGGCAAGTTGTTGATCAGCACCGATGACGGATCGTGGAAGACCAAGCGGATCAACAACACGCCGCGGGTGACCATCCAGAAGTGCGGAGTCCTCGGCAAGATCAAGGGTGAGCCCGTCGAGGCCGTTGCCCGCAACCTGCCGAAATCCGAGACCCGCCGGGTGTTCGACATGGTGACCCGGCGGTACTGGTGGCACGCCTGGTGGTGGATTCCGCAGGCGCTCATCCGCGGCGGGGTGGACAAGGTGCATGCCGCCATCGAGGTCAGCCCGGTGGGCTAGCGTCGCGGTGTCATCGGGCTCAGGTGTCTACGGGCTGGGCTGCGATCCGTACTCGATGCCGCGAGCACGGCGGGGGCGACCCACCGGTGCAGAAATCCGCGAAGTTCGGCCCCGCGCCGGCTCTGCCCCTCAGGATCGAGGATGAACGACTGAAGTACGCGCAGCATGAACTCGATGAGTTCATCGAAGCTCTCTGCGGTGAAACCCGAAGCGGCCCAGTCGACGTCGAAACGCTCGAGGATCGACCGCCCGAATGCGATCGCCACGTCGGCGGTGACGCCCACGGCGAACGCGCTGGCCCGCCCGGGATGCATGACCAGCCCGAGGTACCGATCGTGGGGTAGGTGTTCGAGGGTGTAGGCGATACCCTCCACGACCGCGACGGTCGGGTCGTCGATCGCGTGCAGATCCGCGGCGAGGCGGTCGAGGAAACCGCCGACGGAGGCCAAGGCGGTCGCCTGCAGCAGCGAATCCTGGGTCGCGAAATAGCGGTAGACCGTCTGGCGTGTGATTCCCAGGGCGGTCGCCACATCGGAGATGGTGACCGACCCGCGCTCATCGATGCAGGCGCGGGCGGCGTCGATGATCCGGCGGGCGGCCTCGTCGTCGTCGGCGGGGATGTCACCGCCCCATCCGTGTCTGCGCATGCAGGCATCGTGCCATCCCGACGCGCACAGGGAAGAGCTTCATCGTGGAATCAGATGTGGAATCAGAACATACAAATGGTCTCTGATGTATGTTCTGAATTCATGACCGCATCGATCGGAACACCGGTGAACAACCGGGACGAGGAACTGACTCGCCGCGCCCTCGCACACGCCATCGGCAAGACCACCGATATGGCCGAGCGTGAGCTGCGGGTGCCGCTGCACTACTACCGCGACCCCAAGGTCACCGAGGTCGAGGAGTCCCAGATCTTGCGCAGGGTGCCGCTGGCCATCGTGCCGAGCGCGCAGGTCGCGGGCGTCAATGACTACGTCGTACGGTCCGTGCTGGGTGATTCGCTGCTGGTCACCCGTGACCGGCACGGCCACAGCCACGTCTTGCTCAACTACTGCAGGCACCGCGGGGCGATGCCGGCGTGCGGGTCGGGCAAAGCGTCGCGTTTCGTCTGCCCGTACCACGCCTGGAGCTACCGCAACACCGGCGAGCTGTTCGTCGTCCCCGGCCAGGCCGGATTCGATTCGATGGACAAGGCCGACTACGGATTGGTCGAACTGCCCAGCCAGGAGCGGCACGGCTTCATCTGGGCCGTGCTGACCGCGGACGCCGATATCGATGTCGACACCCACCTCGGCACGCTCGGCCCCGAGCTCGAACTGCTGGACTACGCCTCCTACGGCTATCACGGCGAGAAGGAATTCCAATCCCAGGTGTCCTGGAAGGGCGCGCTGGAGGCCTTCGCCGAGGGGTATCACTTCCCGTTCGTGCACGGCGAGAGCGTCATCGGCCAGAACACACTGGCCAACACCGGTGTCTACGACGAGTTCGGTAGGCACCATCGAATCGGCTTCCCGTTCAACTGGATTCGCAACCTCGCCGAGGATCCTTCGGGGTCGTGGGATCCGCACATGAACATGGGGGTGATCTACTGGATCTATCCGAACCTGATTCTGGCCAACAGCCCGGTCGGCGTCGAGATCATCGATATGCTGCCCGCTGGTGAACCGACCCGGTGCACCGTGCGGCACAGCTGGATGAGCCGCGTGCCCGCCGAGAACGACGAGATGCGCGCCAACTACGACCTGATCTTCGAGGGCGTGCACGCGGCCGTGCGTGACGAGGATTTCGTCATGCTCCCGCAGTGCGGTGAGGGCGTTCGCCGCGCACAGCACGATCACATGATCATCGGCCGCAACGAGATCGGTGTGCAGCACATGATCACGGTGTTCGCCGCCGAGCTGGGCATCGCTTTGACCTGATCGCCTTGACCTGACCGCACAGTGGCGAACCAGGAACCCGCACGGCACCCCATACGTTGACCGGACATGGCAATGCGGATGTTCCTGATCTACGTCCTGGTCGAACTGGCCGTGGTGGTCGGGCTGGTCTCCGCCGTCGGGTTCGGCTGGACGGTACTGGCGATCATGGTCACCTTCGTGGTCGGTCTGGCGCTGGCCGGCTCCCAGGTCGCCCGCCACCTCGCCCGACTGCAATCCGCGCTGAACTCGCGTTCGGCCTCGGGTGCGCTGGCCACCGACAGCGCACTGGTGGCGCTCGGGGCGGTGCTTGTCGTGATCCCCGGCCTGGCCAGCTCGCTGCTCGGCGCGCTGCTGTTGCTGCCGCCGACCCGCCGCATCGCCCGGCCGGTCGCCATCGGGCTCGTCGGTCGTAAGCTTGCCGCGACCCCGGTCGTGACGGTCTACCCGGGCGGTTTCGGCCGCGGGCAGCGGCCCGCTCCCGACTACGTCGAGGGCGAGGTCATCGATGTCGTCGACGTCGACGGATCGCCGTCGATGCGTCCCGATCCGACCGCACTGGAGCATCGGGTCATCCGTAACGATTAACGTGTCACCTTCGTGACGACACTGTTGATCAACGGCCGGGTGCACAGTCCCGCCGCACCCGATGCCACCGCGATCGCCTTCGGCGACGGACCGGACGGTGCGGTGATGTGGCTGGGTGCCGACGACACCGCGCGTGCGGAGTTTCCCGACGCCGTGGTGGTCGATCTGGAGGGCGCCTTCGTCGCCCCGGCATTCGTCGACAGTCACGTCCACCTGACCGCGACCGGCCTGAGTCTGACCGGGCTGGATCTGCGCCAGGCCACGTCGCGGGCACACTGCCTGGCCCTGCTCGCCGAGCATGCCGCGGCGCATCCCGACGGCATAATCTGGGGTTCCGGCTGGGACGAGTCGGGATGGCCCGATCGCACGCCGCCGAGCACCGCCGAGATCGACGGCATCGTCGGTAACCGCCCCGCCTACCTCAGCCGTGTCGATGTGCACTCCGCGGTGACCTCCAGCGCGCTGCGGTCTGCCGCCACCGACCTCGGCTCGGCCGCGGGCTTCGATCCGCAGCGTCCGCTGACCGCCGCCGCCCACCACCTCGTCCGAGCCGTCGCGCGTCAGATGCTGACACCCCGGCAGCGGCGCGACGCCCAGCATGCCGCGCTCGACGCGGCCGCTGCGCGCGGCATCGCCGCCGTCCACGAGTGCGGTGGCCCCGATATCGGCGGTCGCGAGGACTGGGATTCGGTGCGCTCACTCGAGCACGGCGTGCAGATCACCGGCTACTGGGGCGAGGCGGTGGACAGCGCGGCCGCCGCCCGCGAGCTGATGGCGTCCACCGGCGCCGCGGGGTTGGCGGGCGACCTGTTCGTCGACGGCGCGCTGGGATCGCGCACGGCATGGCTGCACCAGCCCTACACCGATGCCGGTCATACCTGCGGTAATCGCTACCTCGACAGCGACCAGATCGCAGCCCACCTGCATGCCTGCACCGAGGCCGGCATCCCGGCGGGGTTCCACGTCATCGGTGACGCGGCGGTGAGCGCGGTCACCGCCGCGGTGCGGCAGACCGCCGAGCGGTTCGGCGGACCCGCCGTGGCCCGCTGCGGCCATCGGCTCGAGCATCTGGAGATGGTCACCGCCGAGCAGGCAGCCGACCTCGGGCGCTGGGGGGTGATCGCCAGTGTCCAGCCCGCCTTCGATGCGCTCTGGGGTGGTCCCGAGGGCATGTACGCGCAGCGCCTCGGCGCCGAACGCGCGGCGTTGCTGAATCCGTTCGCGCTGTTAGCATCCCAAGGCGTGCCCCTCGCCTTCGGCTCCGACAGTCCGGTGACTGGCCTGGATCCGTGGGAGACCGTCCGCGCGGCAGTCCGGCACCGCACGCCGGGTAGCGGAATCTCCGCCCGCGCGGCGTTCTCGGCGGCCACCCGCGGAGCATGGCGGGCCGGGGGAGCGCGGGACGGTGTCACCGGAACACTGGTTCCGGGTGCCCCTGCCAGCTACGCCATCTGGGAGACGGGCCCACTGGAGATCAGCACCCCCGCCAACGATGCCGCCGCTCGGTGGTCGACCGATCCGCGTTCCCGGGTGCCCGCGCTGCCGAACCTGGACGGCGCACTGCCCCGCTGCCTGCGGACGGTGCATCGAGGCGCGGTGCTGCATGGGTGACGGCGCCCCCGGCCGGTTCGCGCGCCACGCCGACACCATGCGGCGAGCGCTGATCGCGCGCTGGGCCCGATTGCTGGCGTCGGTGGCCGGCGGTGTGTTGCTGTATCTGAGTTTTCCACCCGTCGGCTGGTGGTGGACCGCGTTCCCGGCGCTGGCACTGCTCGGTTGGGTACTGACCCGCGCCCAGACGACGCGCGCCGGCGGGTTCGGCTACGGACTGGTGTTCGGACTCGCCTTTTCCCTGCCGCTGCTGCCGTGGATAGGGCTTTTCGTGGGCACCGGGCCGTGGCTGGCGCTGGCGCTGTTGGAGTCGCTGTTCCCGGCACTGTTCGGTCTGCTGGCGGTGCTGGTGCGCGGACTGCCCGGTTGGCCGGTGTGGTTCGCCGCGGAGTGGGCCGTCGGGGAGTGGCTCAAATCGACGGTGCCCTTCGGCGGGTTTCCGTGGGGTGTTGTCGGTTTCGGGCAGACCGACGGCCCGCTGCTACCGCTCGCGCAGGTGGGCGGGGCGCCGCTGGTGTCGGTGGCCACCGCGCTCGTCGGGTTCGGCCTCACGGCGCTGACGCTGGAGATCGTGCTCTGGTGGCGTCACGGCCATCCGAACCGACCACGGCGCGCCGGCAAAGTCGATGCCGCCCGTCCGGAAGCGGTGCTGCCAGGCATGTGCATCTGCGTGGTGCTGCTGGCCACCGCGCTGGTCTGGCCATCGGTCCGGCAGTCCGGTGTCGGCGCGGGCGATCACCCCGCGGTGACCGTCGCCGCGATCCAGGGCAATGTGCCTCGTCTCGGTCTGGACTTCAACGCCCAGCGACGCGCGGTGCTGGACAATCACGTGGCCGAGACACTGCGACTGGCCGACGAGGTGCGCGCCGGCCGGGCACCCCGGCCCATGGTCGTCATCTGGCCGGAGAACTCCTCCGATATCGACCCGCTGCGCAACACCGACGCCTCGGCGGCGATCTCGGAGGCCGCCCGTGCGATCGGGGCTCCGATCCTGGTCGGCACCGTCCTCGCCGCGCCCGATTACACGCCCACCCAGCCGGTGACCACCAACTCCGTCCTGGTCTGGGATCAGGACAATGGGCCGCAGGACCGCCACGACAAGCGCATCGTGCAACCCTTCGGCGAGTACCTGCCCTGGCGCGGCTTCTTCCGCAAGTTCTCGTCCTATGCCGACCGCGCCGGCTACTTCGTCCCCGGTACCGACAACGGCGTCGTGCAGGCGGCCGGAATACCGATCGGTGTCGCCACCTGCTGGGAGGTGATCTTCGACCGAGCGGTCCGCGAATCCGTCCTCGGCGGCGCGCAGTTCCTCGCGGTGCCGAGCAACAACGCGACCTTCGACGAGACCATGAGCCGCCAACAGTTGGCGTTCGCCCGGCTGCGGGCAGTCGAACACGACCGCTATGTGGTCGTCGCGGGAACCACTGGTATCAGTGCCGTGA
The sequence above is drawn from the Mycolicibacterium neoaurum VKM Ac-1815D genome and encodes:
- a CDS encoding precorrin-8X methylmutase encodes the protein MLEYIRDAAEIYRESFATIRAEADLARFPDDVARVVVRLIHTCGQTDVTDHVAFSPDVVARASAALAAGAPVLCDSSMVAAGITRSRLPADNEVISLVADPRAPEVAAQLGSTRSAAGVDIWADRLDGAVLAIGNAPTALFRLLELLDDGAAVPAAVLGGPVGFVGSAQSKDELIARPRGMDYLVVTGRRGGSAMAAAAVNAIASERE
- a CDS encoding TauD/TfdA dioxygenase family protein — its product is MTPSDPSHPRRPIRVVKLGAHIGARVDGVRLADDLDATALTAINTALLEHKVIFFRGQDHLDDEGQLAFAQRLGTTTAAHPTVLSRGTRVLPIDSRYDKANSWHTDVTFVDRIPKASLLRAVTLPDYGGTTVWANTATAYAQLPGPLRILAENLWAVHTNRYDYTADHPAGDQRHDVLADTVREHRAEFESEYFETEHPVVRVHPETGERVLLLGHFVKRLVGLGATESATLFNLLQARITKLENTVRWNWAPGDLAIWDNRATQHYAVADYDDQFRRLSRVTLAGDVPVDVNGASSRVIAGDAGKYSAVIAPVPLAG
- the cobG gene encoding precorrin-3B synthase, encoding MSRTRDQDACPGALQVHQAADGALVRVRLPGGYLEAAALETLAHLAIECGNGALELTSRGSVQIRAVSDTARVADAIAGAGLLPAPTHERVRNIVSSPLSGRSGGLADVREWVRDLDAALQADAALSQLPGRFWFSIDDGRGDVSGLRTDVGLQVTDDGVALLLAGSDTGVRLSPDGAIATVIEIASRFQQDRGKRWRVAELADSSALTAGYQVSVPPGQRLLVGDTTRGPVGWIEQTGADPRVTLAAVVPLGVLPARTAEFVAAISAPLVVTPWRSILVCDLREEVADTALRVLAPLGLVFDEASPWLTVSACAGSPGCERSRTDVRADALAAVNSGPAAPSGAHRHFVGCERGCGAPAGAQVLVASADGYRPRHT